The following DNA comes from Streptomyces pristinaespiralis.
TCCGTGAGCTCCGCGCGCTCGGCCACCACACCGACGTGATCATGGTGACGGCCGCCCGGGACGTCGCCACCGTCCAGGCGGCGATGCGCCACGGCGCCCTCCAGTACCTGGTCAAGCCGTTCAACTTCGCCGGGCTGCGCGCCAAGCTCGAGGCGTACGCGACGCTGCGGCAGGCCCTTGACGGCGGTGGAGAGGCCGAACAGGCCGAGGTGGACCGGATCTTCGGCACGCTGTCGGCCGGCTCGATCGCGCCGGAACTCCCCAAGGGACACTCCCCCACCACGGCCGAACTGGTCCGCCAGGTGCTGCTGGCCGCCGACGGCCCTCTGTCGGCCCAGGAGATCGCGGAACGGGCGGGCGTGAGCCGGCAGACCGCCCAGCGCTATCTGAAGCTCCTGGAGCGGTCGGAGAGGGTGCGGCTGACGCTCAGGTACGGCGAGACGGGCCGCCCGGAACACCGTTACGTGTGGGTGGCGAGCGCCTGAGACCCGGTAGGCCGGGCACGGTCCACGCCCTCCGGTGTCAGACGGCGCCCGCACCCGTCAGCGCCCGCACCTCGGTCTCGGCGTGCTTCGCCGCGTCCGGCGGCTCGGAGGAGACGACCGTACCGATCCAGCCGGCCAGGAAGCCCAGCGGGATCGAGACGAGCCCCGGGTTCTCCAGCGGGAAGACGTGGAAGTCCACACCCGGGAAGAGCGCCCGCTCACTGCCGGAGACCACAGGCGACACCAGGACGAGCAGCACCGCCGGAACCAGCCCGCCGTAGACGGACCAGACCGCGCCGCGCGTGGTGAAGTTCCGCCAGAACAGCGAGTAGAGCAGGACGGGCAGGTTCGCGGAGGCGGCCACGGCGAAGGCCAGGCCCACGAGGAACGCGACGTTCAGATCGCGGGCCAGCAGACCGAGCGCGATCGCGACGGCGCCGATGCAGACGGCGGCGATCCGGGCGACGGCGACCTCGCTGTACCGGCCGCCGCCGGCCTCCTCGCCCGTCGGCCCGTCCGCGCGCCGGCGCCGCAGCGTCGCGTACAGGTCGTGGGCGACGGAGGCCGAGGAGGCCAGCGTGATCCCCGCGACGACGGCCAGGATCGTCGCGAAGGCCACGGCGGCCACGATCGCGAACAGGACGGCGCCGCCGGTGGAGCCGGCCCCGCCGCCGAGGTCGAGGGCGAGCAGCGGCACGGCGGTGTTGCCGGCGGCGTTGGACGCCCGGACCTCCTCGGCGCCGACCACGGCGGCCGCGCCGAAACCGAGCACGATCGTCATCAGGTAGAAGCTGCCGATGAGACCG
Coding sequences within:
- a CDS encoding DUF7342 family protein; its protein translation is MIDVLVVDDDVRVARINAAYVAKVPGFRVVAEAHSAAEALARIAEAPVDLILLDHYLPDENGLSVVRELRALGHHTDVIMVTAARDVATVQAAMRHGALQYLVKPFNFAGLRAKLEAYATLRQALDGGGEAEQAEVDRIFGTLSAGSIAPELPKGHSPTTAELVRQVLLAADGPLSAQEIAERAGVSRQTAQRYLKLLERSERVRLTLRYGETGRPEHRYVWVASA